The following proteins are encoded in a genomic region of Fusarium oxysporum f. sp. lycopersici 4287 chromosome 1, whole genome shotgun sequence:
- a CDS encoding hypothetical protein (At least one base has a quality score < 10) produces the protein MKDSRLQALIIVLATVVPVTAITAVGCFLYRRSRQRRFLFMNRGITPIGDEEIESWKKDRNQEKARIIEAANNEANDLERQLQHQRQKSTSFSSIRKPPSVIVYDRPHPRVSEELSPRSLHHKRSIDTPSTPVVARAPNSRPGLTDEAVQGEDAFIPPVKRQPSRLAKLPPSARHSRTRSSRSSTMSAVSPRDPWHGHYPDAFFGTRSSSEYLPRANRSLDIRRQHQRMHSMSNMNRLSFDDESSWEVSHRDL, from the coding sequence ATGAAGGACTCACGCCTCCAAGCTCTCATCATTGTCCTCGCGACCGTGGTTCCCGTCACCGCCATCACCGCAGTCGGATGTTTCCTCTACCGCCGCAGCCGTCAACGTCGATTTCTCTTTATGAACAGAGGCATCACTCCCATCGGCGACGAGGAAATTGAGTCGTGGAAGAAGGACAGGAACCAAGAAAAGGCACGCATCATCGAGGCTGCAAACAACGAAGCCAATGATCTAGAGCGGCAACTCCAGCACcagagacagaagagcaCATCGTTTAGTTCCATACGCAAACCTCCGAGTGTTATCGTCTACGATCGTCCTCATCCCCGAGTCTCTGAGGAACTTTCACCACGCTCACTTCACCACAAGCGCAGCATCGATACCCCTTCAACCCCAGTCGTTGCCCGTGCTCCCAATTCTCGCCCCGGTCTGACTGATGAGGCTGTCCAGGGTGAAGATGCCTTCATCCCACCTGTGAAGCGTCAGCCTTCACGATTAGCCAAGCTTCCTCCCTCTGCTCGCCACAGTCGAACTCGCAGCAGTCGCAGCAGCACCATGAGCGCAGTGTCGCCCCGTGATCCCTGGCACGGTCACTATCCCGATGCTTTCTTCGGCACTCGCAGTTCCAGCGAATACCTACCCAGAGCAAATCGGTCATTGGATATTCGACGACAGCACCAGCGAATGCATTCCATGTCGAACATGAACCGACTCTCATTCGACGACGAGTCTTCCTGGGAGGTCTCTCACCGCGACCTTTGA
- a CDS encoding hypothetical protein (At least one base has a quality score < 10) produces the protein MNRGITPIGDEEIESWKKDRNQEKARIIEAANNEANDLERQLQHQRQKSTSFSSIRKPPSVIVYDRPHPRVSEELSPRSLHHKRSIDTPSTPVVARAPNSRPGLTDEAVQGEDAFIPPVKRQPSRLAKLPPSARHSRTRSSRSSTMSAVSPRDPWHGHYPDAFFGTRSSSEYLPRANRSLDIRRQHQRMHSMSNMNRLSFDDESSWEVSHRDL, from the coding sequence ATGAACAGAGGCATCACTCCCATCGGCGACGAGGAAATTGAGTCGTGGAAGAAGGACAGGAACCAAGAAAAGGCACGCATCATCGAGGCTGCAAACAACGAAGCCAATGATCTAGAGCGGCAACTCCAGCACcagagacagaagagcaCATCGTTTAGTTCCATACGCAAACCTCCGAGTGTTATCGTCTACGATCGTCCTCATCCCCGAGTCTCTGAGGAACTTTCACCACGCTCACTTCACCACAAGCGCAGCATCGATACCCCTTCAACCCCAGTCGTTGCCCGTGCTCCCAATTCTCGCCCCGGTCTGACTGATGAGGCTGTCCAGGGTGAAGATGCCTTCATCCCACCTGTGAAGCGTCAGCCTTCACGATTAGCCAAGCTTCCTCCCTCTGCTCGCCACAGTCGAACTCGCAGCAGTCGCAGCAGCACCATGAGCGCAGTGTCGCCCCGTGATCCCTGGCACGGTCACTATCCCGATGCTTTCTTCGGCACTCGCAGTTCCAGCGAATACCTACCCAGAGCAAATCGGTCATTGGATATTCGACGACAGCACCAGCGAATGCATTCCATGTCGAACATGAACCGACTCTCATTCGACGACGAGTCTTCCTGGGAGGTCTCTCACCGCGACCTTTGA